Genomic segment of Sulfurospirillum tamanense:
TAAACACTTCAAAGGGCTCGATGCACTCGATGAGCTGACTTCCTACGGCTACTTTAATCGACACTTCGTTGCTTTTGGTGAGATGAAGGATTTCTCGCACGGTGCCTTTTAAGCAAATGTGTTTGTCTGTGTTGCGGTGTGGGGCTTCTTGGGAGAAAATTTCAATCATGCGTGGGTTGATAGCCACACCGCGCTTTTCACCGATACGCCAGTTTTTAGGAAGAGCCATGGACTCGGTTGCGTTAAAACGGTAGACCAAAGATTCTCCCTCTTCGTGCCATTTTCCCACAATGAGATTGGTGGTAGAAAACTCCATCATGCGCCCAAAATGCAAGCCCAGCTTTCGCGTAGCAATGGAAGAGAGCCAGTCAAGGTCGTGGCTAGCGATGATGATGGTACTTTTCCATGCTTCATGGGCATGTAAAATCGCCTCAGTAAACACGGGAATTCCGCTTAAATCTAGGCTATTGGTAGGCTCATCCAAAAGCAGTGTTTTGGGGCGCAAGATGAGTCTGGCAGCAAAGGCCACCCGTTGTGTTTCACCGCTAGAGAGTTCATGCCACGAGCGTTTGAGAAACTTTTGGGGCAATAATCCTACCAGATCCAATGCTTCGTGAAGGCGCGCGGTTTCGTCTTTTTTGATGCCATGAGCCCGCAATCCAAAGAGTAAATTCTCTTTCACGCTGCGTTTGAGTAAATAAGGCTCAGGCAACAAAATACCAATTTCACGCTTTACATGTAAAGGCAAGGCATCGGCTGTGTAGCCTTGATAAACTACTTCGCCGCTGTCGGGTTTTTCTAAAAAAGCAAGATGGCGCAGCAATGTGCTTTTGCCGCTACCATTGGAGCCCACAAGACCGATGATTTCGCCCCTATAAAGGGTGATGTCTTTGATGTCAAGAACGGGTTTGTAGCCGTGGTTTTTCTGTAAAGAAGTGATGGTGTAAAGGGGCTCTTGCATCAGTATTGCCTTGCGTTTTTGCGCAGAAAATTAAGAGAAAGATTCACTAAAAACGCAATGCCAATGAGCACAATCCCAAGAGCGATGCCCATAGAAAACATCCCTTTGCTGGTTTCTAGGGAGATGGCCGTGGTGATGGTGCGGGTGTGGTATTTGATGTTGCCCCCAATCATCATGGCAACCCCCACTTCGGCGATGACCCGTCCGTAGGCGGTAACAGCGGCGGCCAAGAGGGCGTGGCGCAACTCCCAAACCACATTAAAGACCATCTGGGAGAGGGTGAGGCCAAAAGAACTTAGGGTGTAATAGAGCTTGCGGTCCATCCCCTCAATCGCCGAAGCGGTGAGGGAAACGACAATGGGTAAAGCAAGAATGGTTTGTCCGATGATGATGCCTTCCATCGTAAAGAGCAAGCCAAATTCGCCCAATGGCCCGCGGTAAGAGATAAACGCGTAAACCAAAAGACCGATGACAACAGTAGGCGTAGCAAGAAGGGTGTCGGAGATGAGACGAAAGGTTTTGCGCAACGGAAAATCAAAAAACCCCAAGATAAACCCAAGGGGAAAGCCGATGATGATGCTCAGTAAAATAGAAATAGTAGAAGTGCGCAACGTCACATCGATGGCTGAAATAGTTTCTGCGTCCATAGAAACCAACAACCAAAACGCCTCCACGACCCCTTGTGCGATAAACTCCATGCCCACCCCGTTT
This window contains:
- a CDS encoding energy-coupling factor ABC transporter ATP-binding protein, with the translated sequence MQEPLYTITSLQKNHGYKPVLDIKDITLYRGEIIGLVGSNGSGKSTLLRHLAFLEKPDSGEVVYQGYTADALPLHVKREIGILLPEPYLLKRSVKENLLFGLRAHGIKKDETARLHEALDLVGLLPQKFLKRSWHELSSGETQRVAFAARLILRPKTLLLDEPTNSLDLSGIPVFTEAILHAHEAWKSTIIIASHDLDWLSSIATRKLGLHFGRMMEFSTTNLIVGKWHEEGESLVYRFNATESMALPKNWRIGEKRGVAINPRMIEIFSQEAPHRNTDKHICLKGTVREILHLTKSNEVSIKVAVGSQLIECIEPFEVFKTRPFYPSQSLQICFSQEAIKIPN
- the tupB gene encoding tungstate ABC transporter permease TupB, with protein sequence MEFIAQGVVEAFWLLVSMDAETISAIDVTLRTSTISILLSIIIGFPLGFILGFFDFPLRKTFRLISDTLLATPTVVIGLLVYAFISYRGPLGEFGLLFTMEGIIIGQTILALPIVVSLTASAIEGMDRKLYYTLSSFGLTLSQMVFNVVWELRHALLAAAVTAYGRVIAEVGVAMMIGGNIKYHTRTITTAISLETSKGMFSMGIALGIVLIGIAFLVNLSLNFLRKNARQY